AGTACAAACCCTACGGAATCTCATCAACTTCTCCTCCTTTTTGTGATATTGTTCACTAAATAAATTCTACAGATTTATTTTTGGATTGTCAAACTTGCTTAGAAAAATATGTAAAGGTATACGCTAAAAATTAAGACGTAAAGATAATACGAAATAAAAGATTTAGCGATATTAGACTTAGGCGATAGAAGTGACACTATCTGTCATAGTATCGTTTCAGGATCCCAACGTTAGCTAATCCTAGGGAACGCTTAACCCATGGATATTGCTATTACATTATATACTGTTCGTTGTAATCTAAAAAGGACCACCTGAGGCTGAACTGCCCCCTGTCAAGTAGACAGGCAAAAAACAAATTATTTGGTAAATGAAATACCAAATGCATAATTTTTAGCCAAATCCCAGTGTAACAATAACGATCTAAAAAGCAGATTAGACCAATGTTCCCACTTTATATACTTCATTTAGACATTGATAGTTTAAGATTCTTCGGTAACAGTGATGAATGGTGTTTGTATCTGTTTGTAAATATCGATAGATTAATTCTCTTAGGCTCTCTCCTTTAGGTAAGAATTTGCATAAAATACGATTATGACCTTCATTCGTTCCTTTATCCCACCCTGCATAAGCATGGGTAAAATAAATTCTAGTCTCTTCACATTGATGCTCAAGATTCGATAACGTAGAGAATTCAGATCCATTGTCCGTTGTCATTGTCTTAAAGCGCTCAACTCCTTCTTTTTCAATCATCTTCAATACGGATACCTCAATCTTTTCAGCAGTTCGATTCCAGTTTTTTTAGTTATGAGTTTACGTGTCTTACGCTCAACTAACGTGATGACACATGGTTCTCCTTTTGTTTTCTTGCCGAGAACTCAATCAAGTTCCCAGTGGGCAAACGCTTCTCGAGATAGTACGATTTCACACCGCAACTCAATACTAGGGCCCAAAACTTTTGTATTAGATCCATGGGGTGTTGACTGTTGCTTTCGGAGACATAAGCGTGTTTTCATTAGCAAATTGATGTTGCGGACTTTCAAGAGTTGTTAATCAATGTATTGATAGACAGTCTTGGTGCAGGACACAAGCTCTGATGGAATATTTCTTCGGTAGGAATGAACAAAGGTGTCAACACTGAAAATACGTTCTTTGGTTGGTGTTAACAAAGCTTTTTCAAGTTCACTAAAGAAATGTTACTAAAGCGATAGATGCTTTTAGCACGGCAATTAGCTCGATTTTCTTGTTACATCTGCTCTAATCGGCCGCGCATTTCAGAGGTGAAGTGGTTAAATCGACCGCCTGTTGTTGTAGAATTTATCATGTCAGTGAATACTCCTTACTAATGGTTTGATTGCTATTTAGTATATTGTATTCACTGTTTTTTGTTGTTTATTCTTATGCATTTGATTATACAACTTACCAAATAAAAGCTTATCAGAAATTTGAATTGCTAATCAGTGACGAATGGTTACTCACACCGCTCAGCTACGAAGACTCCTTACTCATTCTGTAGGTGTTAGAAAATTGTCTTTATAAGACCTCAAGCATTTTCTGTTTTAAATTTTCTCCCGAAGGCTGGCATCATAAGATACAGAATGATCAATTGGCTGATGCCATTCTTGATAGAGCTGTTCACAACTCCTACAAAATTCTTATTGATGGTGAAAAGTCGATGCGAGAACGACATGGCATCGATCAACAGAGCGAGCTTTAAATAATCAGAACGTTAAGTTTGAAAGAAACTGGACGCTTTTTCGTTTGAAGTGGACCTCACGGTTCGCACTCAGTGGATCTTAATCTCCGCAAACGGTGGATCTCTCAGCCCGCACAAAGTGGATCTCACATCCGCACAACTGGATCTATTTGGACACAGTAATCAAAAAGCAAAAAACTGCCTATAAGCCTGATTTTACAGTCTTTTAGGCGATTTTCTTTTTGCTGAAAAAAGCGTGCTATTTGTTTATTTTACCTGAGGCAGAAAGTTTTTTGTCTTATCAAATTCTTTGTCGCCAATAAATTGATAGTCTGTTCGAAAAGGAAAGATAGAATGTAATTGATTCGTTAAAGGTGTAAGTTGATATGCTGGGATATATCGCTCGCCTAACAATTAGGAGATGATACGATACACAAGAAGGGCAATGAAACAGACTAAGAAGTGAGCCTCTATACGATTTTCGCGATGTAGATAAACAGATCGTGCTTTAAATTCTGTTTTCATTATACGGAAACTTTCATCAATTTCCCAGCACCGATGGTTAATTGCGAAAGTTTTTTAGTATCCTCTTATAAATTAGTATATATGTAATAAAAGCTATCATATATAGCTTTTTCGGTAATTTTCTTCTCATTGAGTGTATTATATATGGCCTCATCAGCGTTTTCATTTTTTTGCGTAATGTTGACTTTTATATGTCCGGGTATGACTGTTTTTTATGAGGAATTCTTCCTTTAATTTTTATAAGTATAATGAATTACAACCAAAGGCGAATCGGGGAGATGGAGATGAAAAGTAAGAGTTGAAAATTTGTTAGGGGAATCGTGAATGCGGTAATGCTGTGATTAATAATATTAATTATAGATAAAATAGTTTTATAAACTTTTTATTTCACTATGGGTGGAAAGATTTTGATTTGTTCGGGATTGGAAGCGGTTTTATAATGTAGTAAAGAGGGGATGACTATGTTAGATAATCGACAAAAATACATCTTAAAGTTATTGATACATAATTCTCCACAAATATTTACTAGTTCAGACTTGGCATTGTTAACAAATGTTAGTACTCGAACAATAAAAAATGATATAGCCGTGATTAATAAATTCATCGAAAAATATGATTTGGTTATTAAATCACAACCAGGAAAAGGTAACTGGATTGATTCTTTGATAGGAATAGATAGTGATTTAGAAAGGTATTTAAACACATCACTCGATAGTGATGAAATTCTAGATTATCAAATCATTCAAGAATTAATTAAAGAACGCTCATACATTTCCGTGGAAGAAATTGCTGATAGATTTTTCCTCAGCTCATCGTCGGCTCTTAGAAGTATTGATAAGTTGACCTCTGAACTGAATAAGTTTGGACTGAAAATTATTAAGAAACCGAGATATGGGATAAAAATTATTGGGGAAGAACAAGACAAACGGCTGATGTTAGTTAGAATACAAATGCTTACTCAATTCGGAAAAGAGGTAGAAGATTTAGAAACCGAAAATAGTTTATTTGATAATGTAAAGTCAATAATCTTAGGCTTTATCGATAAATTTAATCTACCTACCACTAGCGAAAGCATAAAAAACTTAATAACATATGTATCTATTTCAGTAGAGCGTCTACTGGCTGGGAACGATATAGAATTTCCTTCAGGTGATATTGATGAGATTACTAAAAATATAGACATGAGTTACGGAAGATATTTATCCGATAAAATTGAAAATCAATTTAATGTGACTTTTGATGACAGCGAATTAGCTTTTTTGAATATAAATTTGTTAGCAAACAACTTAGTTGTTATGGATAATGAAGAGTCAAATAGTTCGAATGATATTTATTTAACTTACATATATAAATGGGTAAATAAATTAGACTATACATTTAATACAAACTTTAAAGAGAATCGTTCTTTTATGCATTTTTTAACTCAACACATAAAACCTATGTTAATAAGAATGAAATATAAAATAGAAGTAACAAACCCATGGTTAGATGAATTGAAAAGCTATCAAAAGTTAGCTTTTGAAATGGCGATTTTTCTAGTAAGTGAAATTATGAACGATTTTCAATACCCTGTAACAGAAAATGAAATTGCTTTCTTGGCAATCCATATTGGAGCAGGACTTGAAAAAGATAAAAAACAAAATTCTTTCGATACGATTATTATTACTGATGTCGATTCAGCTACTATAAGTTTACTGAGGTCTAGGCTGGAATATGAATTCCCTAATATAAATATAACAAGGATGATGACCGGAGAAGCTTCACTAGAATTTGAATTTACTAACGAGTTAATCATTACTACATCTAGATTTAATAACGTTACTTCCAATACAGTTTTAGTTTCACCAATCTTAACTGAGCAGGACCTGAAAAAGATAAATTTAAAACTTACTTCAAAGAGATATCAGCTTTCGGACTTCATTAAACAGGACATTTTTTTCTGTAGCATGGAGTTTTCGAATAAAGCTGAGGCTATAAACTTCATGGGTAATAAGTTACAAGAATATAATTATGTAGACAATAATTTTGCTACCAGCTTAATGGATAGAGAAGAATATTCAACAACTGCTATTGGTAACTTAATTGCAATACCCCATGCATTAAGTGGAAATGTTTATGAAGAAGCAATTGGAGTAATAATATTAAAGGAACCGATATGGTGGGATACAAATTTTGTTCAGTTAATATTTACAATAGCTTTAAATAAAAAGAATAGTGAAATTTTAACAAATATTTATGAACAAATATTATCTATCGGGGATAAGACTGAGATACTGAAGGAAATTATACAAACGAAAACCTATGATGAATTTTTAAAAATAATTTTAGAACTATAGTTGATTTGGGGGAGTATAAACATGATAGCTGATAATATGATTCCAGAACTAATTAATTATGAGTTAGATGCCAAGGATTGGGAAGAAGCCATTAGGTTGGCGGCCCGGCCTTTAATTGAATCTAATTATATAAAACCATCTTATGTTGAAAGTATGATTAATAATGTAAAGAATGACGGACCGTATATTGTAATAACTAAAAATGTAGCTATTCCTCATGCTAGTCCAGATGAAGGTGGTTTAAAATCAGGCATTAGTGTAAGTACGTTAAAAAAACCAATCAGTTTTGGAAACGAAGCAAACGACCCGGTTAAATATATATTTGTCATAAGTGCGGTTGATAATAATGATCATCTTAAGTTGATATCTGAGATGGTCAGTTTACTTGAAGATGAGTTGTTTTATTCTTTATTAGATAACAAAAGTGAAAGTCAAATTATAATTGACTATATAAAAGAAAGGGGGGGAACAATATGAAAAGAGCATTAATTGCATGTCGAACAGGAATGGGCTCAAGCATGATGTTGAAAATTAAAATTGATCAAGTAGTAAAAAAAAATGGTCTACCTATTAAAGCTGAGCATGGCACACTTGACGATGTGAAAAGTTTCAATGGGGACTTATTAATTACAATGTCAGATGTAGCCGAAGAATATAAAGATAAGGCTCCTTATGTTATTGGAATTAATAATCTTATGGATAAGGAAGAAATTGAGACTAAGCTTAATAAATTCTTATCTGAAGTTGATGCATAACTCCAAGTGAATAGAGGTGAAATGAGATGGAGTTTTTAAGAGTATTTGTGTTTGACTTTCTTGCAAGTGCAGCTATTCTAGTCGGACTAATAGCTTTCTCGGGTTTAATCCTTCAGAGAGCACCGTGGTCAGAAGTATTGACTGGGACGATCAAGACAATTGTAGGTTTCCTCATATTTGACATTGGTTCTTCAGCAGTGGGAGTTTCTTTAGGGAATTTTCAAGAGTTATTCGCTGAAGGCTTTGGACTAGAGGGTGTTCTTCCTTTAGCAGAAGCTGTAACAGCGTTAGCTCAAGAACAGTTTGGAACAACAGTTTCATTAGTAATGTTAGTAGGATTTGTTATGAATTTAGTGATAGCTAGATTAACACCTATGAAATACATATTCCTCACTGGTCAGCATAATTTATATCTCGCAGCCTTATTGACAATCATGCTACAAGCCTCTGGCGTAAGTGTTGGTTGGACTATTGCGATTGGTGGAATCATTCTAGGTTTCTGTGCTGCATTCTTCCCTTCTCTTGCTCAGCCAGGCATGAGAGCAATTACGGGAGATGATGAAATTGCTATGGGGCACTATGTAACTACTGGTTATGCATTATCTTATTGGATTGGTGATAAAGTTGGTAGTCCGGAAGAAAGTACAGAAGACTTGAATTTGCCTGGCTGGTTAAATATTTTTAAAGACTATGTAGTTGGTGTTGCGATTACTATGATTGTTTTCTTCTATATTGCAACCTTTGCAGCGGGTAGAGAATTTACAGAAACACTTTCTGCTGGTCAGAACTGGTTAGTGTTCCCAATTTTTCAAGGTTTACGATTCGCAGCGGGTCTCTATGTAATTATTACTGGAGTTCGTATGTTCCTGGGTGAAGTTGTTAACGCATTTGTTGGTATCTCAGAAAAATTAATTCCAGATGCGAAGCCTGCCCTAGACTGTCCAGTAGTATTTCCATATGCGCCTACGGCAACCTTAGTTGGCTTTCTGTCAGCTTACGCAGGTGGCTTAGTTACAATGATTGTAATGGCATTATTAGGAACTACTGTAATAATACCGGTTGCCGTACCCTATTTCTTTATAGGTGGTACAGCAGGGGTATTCGGGAATGCGTCAGGCGGATGGAAGGGAGCGATGTTAGGTTCATTTATTGTTGGTGTCTTAATTGCTGTCGGACCAGCATTAATTTACCCGATTATGGCAAATATAGGATTAACGGGAACTTCTTTCCCAGAGATGGACTTTGTTATTGTCGGTCTTATCGTTTATTTTGTAGCAAAATTCTTTGGTTAAATTCAGGAGGTCTATAATGAATATTAAGCAAGAATCAATATTAACCATCAGAAACCTAATTTTAGATAGTGTGGAATATGCTAAACATGGTCATATGGGGATGCCCCTTGGGTCGGCCTCAATGGGTTATGAACTATTTCGGAATCACATGAACCATAATCCAAAGAATCCCAATTGGTTTAATCGAGATCGTTTTATTTTAACTTCAGGACATGGTTCTATTCTGCAGTATGTCTTACTTCATTTAAGTGGCTATGATGTGACTTTGGATGATTTAAAGACTTTTAGAAAAAATAATAGTAATACCCCTGGACATCCAGAAGTTGGTGAAACAGCAGGGGTTGAAGCAACAACAGGTCCTTTAGGACAAGGTTTTTCTTTGACTGTAGGAATGGCTATTGCTGAAGCTCATTTATCTGCAAGATTTAATCGTGAAGGTTATGATGTCATTGATCACTATACTTATACAATTTGTGGTGACGGGGACTTGCAGGAAGGTGTGGCTCTGGAGGCAGCGCAAATAGCAGGTAATTTAGGTTTAGGAAAACTGATAGTGTTATATGATTCTAATGATGTAACTTCAGATGGTCCTATCGGTGTTTCGTCAACTATTGATACGCAACAATTATTTCAAGCAATGAATTGGCAGACTCTATATGTAGAAGATGGTAATAATCCTGATGAAGTTGGTAAAGCCATCGAGGTCGCAAAATCTGAGCCCAATAAACCGACCTTAATTGAAGTGAAAAATATCATTGGATTTGGTTCCACATTCCAAGGTACGTCTAATATTCATAGTGACCCTGTAGGCTTAGAAGAAGCAAAAATAATTAAGAAAAATTTAGGTTGGGATAAAGAAGACTTCTATGTGTCTAATGAAGTAAGTGACCATTTTGAAGAGATTTCAGACAAGGGAGCAAAGGCCGAAACCCAATGGGATAAACTGATGGAATCATATAAAGTGGCTCACCCTGAACTCTTCAATGAACTTGAAAAGATGATGAATGGAAAGATAAATGTTTCTGAGGAAGTTACAGCTGACTTTCAAGAAGAGAAGTTGGCAACAAGGTCAGCTTCTGGTGAGGTTTTAAATAGGATTTACAAAGAATTACCAATTCTTGTTGGGGGATCAGCTGATTTAGCAAGTTCTAATAAGACCGAAATTAAAAACTATCCTTATATGGAATTAGGCCAATTTGAAGGACCAAATATTCACTTTGGAGTTAGGGAATTTGCGATGGCATCTATTGTCACAGGAATCACTTTACATGGTGGCTTAAAGGGGTATAGCGGTACTTTTATGGTTTTCTCAGACTATATGAGATCTGCTCTCAGACTAGCTGCACTTATGGGGACACCAGTAATCTTTATATTTACTCATGATAGTCTAATGTTAGGGCAAGATGGACCAACTCATCAACCGATTGAACATTTGGCATCATTAAGAGCCATGCCAAATATAGTTGTATATAGAGGAGCAGATGCTAATGAGGTTTCTGTAGGATGGAAGCTTGCTATGGAGTCTAAGGATAGACCATTTATTTTATCGCTCGGACGTCACGAAGTTCCAGTATTAAATAATATAAGCAAAGAAGATGCAGCGAAAGGTGCTTACGTCTTATCTAAAGATAGTGAAACTCCTGAATTAATTTTAATTGCTACTGGATCAGAAGTAGAAACTGCGTTTAAAGTAAAGGATTCCCTTAAACAAACAGGTAAATTTGACAGCATTAATTTAGTTTCGATGCCAAGTTGGGAACTCTTTGAAGAACAGGAACAATCCTATAAAGATGCGGTCTTGAATCCGAATGTTAAGAATAGAGTTTCTATTGAGTTAGGGTCAACCCAAGGTTGGAAAAAATACGTAGGAGAAGGTGGATTATCAATAGGCATCAATCATTTTGGTAAATCAGCTCCTGCTGTAGACTTATTGGAGGATTACCGTTTGACTCCAGAACATATTGTAGATACAATTTCAGACTATTATTCAAATTAACTGAGTTACTATAATAGATTGTAATAAAAGATGAATACGCTTGGAGCATTATCTAGTTAATGCTCTAAGCGTTTTGTGAATTAACAGAGTTAATAACATTCCTTAGATAGTGTGTTCTCGGTAGCTATTATCTGATAAAGTCCATATAATTGTGTAAAAGAAAAAAGGCCATGTAATGTACTGCCCCCCCAAATGTTAGACAACAAATCTAACATTTAGGGGGTATTGTTATGTCTAAATATACATTGGATATCAAATTACAGGTTGTCGCTGATTATGAAGCTGGTGTTGGTGGTTATAAAACACTTTCTAAGAAGTACGCGGTTGGTTCAAGTATTATCAAGCGCTGGATCCATAATTATCAAGACTTTGGACCCGAAGGGCTCTATCTTAAATCGACAAAAACCTATTATCCTGTTGAAACCAAGCTAAATGCGATAGAATTGTACTTAACAACAGAGTTAAGCTATCGTGAAGTTGGGGTTAAGTTCGGGATTAACAATCCGAGCCTTATTGCCAACTGGCTTCGGACGTTTAAGAAAAAGGGCATCGATGGCTTATCAAAATCGATAGGGAGGCCACCGACGGTGTCAAAACAAGAAAAGAATACGCCTAAAGCGCAGAATACAAAGACTGAGACTGATATCAATGCCCTTCAAGAACGCATTAAAACGCTTGAAGCTACCGTTGAACAATTAGATATCGAGAACAAATTTTTAAAAGAATTGAGGAGGTTGCGGGAAACAAAAAAGAGGTGACACAAGAAGGCTTAGTGCGCGTCATTCGCAGCCTCCATAAACAAAATGATTACACACTCACCAGCATTTTAAAGGCGGTTGGGTTTCCGAAAGCCACTTATTATTACCAACTAAAGTGTCTGGAAAGGCCCGATAAAAATCAAGCTATCAAAGACGACATTTTAGCGATCCGCGAAGAACATAAAGACTATGGTTATCGCCGGGTTCACGCTGAATTAAGACGCCGCGGCTACCAAGTTAACAAAAAGAAAGTGCATCGGTTAATGAAGGAGATGAAGCTGCAAGTTACCTCTTTTACTCGGAAATCACGTAAGTATAATTCCTATAAAGGCGAAGTTGGCACCATTGCGCCAAACCGCTTAAACCGACGGTTTAAGAGCAGCATTCCACGCCAAAAAATTCTCACCGACACAACCGAATTCAAATATTATGAAACCGACAGCTCTGGTAATCTTCAAATTAAGAAGTTGTATCTTGATCCATTTTTAGACCTCTTTAATCTTCAAATTGTCAGTTACAAGATCTCACACCAACCCAATAAGGAGAGTATAGATGGAAGCCCTAAAAGACGCCGTTCGTGCCACCGATGATTGTGAATTCAGACGCACGTTCCACTCGGATCAAGGTTGGGCCTATCAAATGGAAGACTATCAAGACCACTTAAAAAATCACGCCATCTTTCAAAGTATGGCACGAAAAGGAAATTGCCTAGATAACTCGCCGATGGAAAATTTCTTCGGGCTGATGAAACAAGAAATCTACTATGGCAAATCTTACCGCAGTTACGAAGGGTTGAAGGAAGTCATTCAAAACTATGTCCGTTATTACAATGAAAACCGGATAAAAGAAAAATTAGGATGGTTAAGCCCTGTTGAGTATTTGGAGAAATATGCTTCCTAGCACGCCCAAGCGTCTCATAGCTGTAAAAGTTTATCAAGAGCCGCTAACGCTCCTTCTCTTGACAAACTTCCACAGCTGATGAGTGAGGGTGATCAAGGGCGGAAGCCAGATTTTAAGCCTATAAAAAAAGAGCAGACTATAAAAGTCAACTCTCTCTAAAATATTGTCTAACTTTTTGGGGTCACTACAATAACAGTATAGGGCACTATGTGCCTTTTTTTCTTCAAATTCTTTATGCATTTCAGTTTACAACTAACCTTTGGCAAAAAACTTGTTTTTACTACTGGTGACTATTTCCTGACTCGCTTGAAAGTTTCCAAAACGCGAACCTAAGCGTTTACATATTATGGTAAACTAACACTAGAGAGAAAGGAGAGATGACTATCATGTGTCGGTTATGGTACCAAAAACCAGCCGAAGAGTGGAATGAAGCCTTACCAATAGGCAACGGCCAGTTGGGGGGGATGGTATTCGGCCGAGTGGCAAGCGAGCGTATTCAATTA
This region of Suicoccus acidiformans genomic DNA includes:
- a CDS encoding ATP-binding protein, with the protein product MLENCLYKTSSIFCFKFSPEGWHHKIQNDQLADAILDRAVHNSYKILIDGEKSMRERHGIDQQSEL
- a CDS encoding PTS ascorbate transporter subunit IIC, whose product is MEFLRVFVFDFLASAAILVGLIAFSGLILQRAPWSEVLTGTIKTIVGFLIFDIGSSAVGVSLGNFQELFAEGFGLEGVLPLAEAVTALAQEQFGTTVSLVMLVGFVMNLVIARLTPMKYIFLTGQHNLYLAALLTIMLQASGVSVGWTIAIGGIILGFCAAFFPSLAQPGMRAITGDDEIAMGHYVTTGYALSYWIGDKVGSPEESTEDLNLPGWLNIFKDYVVGVAITMIVFFYIATFAAGREFTETLSAGQNWLVFPIFQGLRFAAGLYVIITGVRMFLGEVVNAFVGISEKLIPDAKPALDCPVVFPYAPTATLVGFLSAYAGGLVTMIVMALLGTTVIIPVAVPYFFIGGTAGVFGNASGGWKGAMLGSFIVGVLIAVGPALIYPIMANIGLTGTSFPEMDFVIVGLIVYFVAKFFG
- a CDS encoding PTS sugar transporter subunit IIB gives rise to the protein MKRALIACRTGMGSSMMLKIKIDQVVKKNGLPIKAEHGTLDDVKSFNGDLLITMSDVAEEYKDKAPYVIGINNLMDKEEIETKLNKFLSEVDA
- a CDS encoding BglG family transcription antiterminator produces the protein MLDNRQKYILKLLIHNSPQIFTSSDLALLTNVSTRTIKNDIAVINKFIEKYDLVIKSQPGKGNWIDSLIGIDSDLERYLNTSLDSDEILDYQIIQELIKERSYISVEEIADRFFLSSSSALRSIDKLTSELNKFGLKIIKKPRYGIKIIGEEQDKRLMLVRIQMLTQFGKEVEDLETENSLFDNVKSIILGFIDKFNLPTTSESIKNLITYVSISVERLLAGNDIEFPSGDIDEITKNIDMSYGRYLSDKIENQFNVTFDDSELAFLNINLLANNLVVMDNEESNSSNDIYLTYIYKWVNKLDYTFNTNFKENRSFMHFLTQHIKPMLIRMKYKIEVTNPWLDELKSYQKLAFEMAIFLVSEIMNDFQYPVTENEIAFLAIHIGAGLEKDKKQNSFDTIIITDVDSATISLLRSRLEYEFPNINITRMMTGEASLEFEFTNELIITTSRFNNVTSNTVLVSPILTEQDLKKINLKLTSKRYQLSDFIKQDIFFCSMEFSNKAEAINFMGNKLQEYNYVDNNFATSLMDREEYSTTAIGNLIAIPHALSGNVYEEAIGVIILKEPIWWDTNFVQLIFTIALNKKNSEILTNIYEQILSIGDKTEILKEIIQTKTYDEFLKIILEL
- a CDS encoding PTS sugar transporter subunit IIA, encoding MIADNMIPELINYELDAKDWEEAIRLAARPLIESNYIKPSYVESMINNVKNDGPYIVITKNVAIPHASPDEGGLKSGISVSTLKKPISFGNEANDPVKYIFVISAVDNNDHLKLISEMVSLLEDELFYSLLDNKSESQIIIDYIKERGGTI
- the tkt gene encoding transketolase, giving the protein MNIKQESILTIRNLILDSVEYAKHGHMGMPLGSASMGYELFRNHMNHNPKNPNWFNRDRFILTSGHGSILQYVLLHLSGYDVTLDDLKTFRKNNSNTPGHPEVGETAGVEATTGPLGQGFSLTVGMAIAEAHLSARFNREGYDVIDHYTYTICGDGDLQEGVALEAAQIAGNLGLGKLIVLYDSNDVTSDGPIGVSSTIDTQQLFQAMNWQTLYVEDGNNPDEVGKAIEVAKSEPNKPTLIEVKNIIGFGSTFQGTSNIHSDPVGLEEAKIIKKNLGWDKEDFYVSNEVSDHFEEISDKGAKAETQWDKLMESYKVAHPELFNELEKMMNGKINVSEEVTADFQEEKLATRSASGEVLNRIYKELPILVGGSADLASSNKTEIKNYPYMELGQFEGPNIHFGVREFAMASIVTGITLHGGLKGYSGTFMVFSDYMRSALRLAALMGTPVIFIFTHDSLMLGQDGPTHQPIEHLASLRAMPNIVVYRGADANEVSVGWKLAMESKDRPFILSLGRHEVPVLNNISKEDAAKGAYVLSKDSETPELILIATGSEVETAFKVKDSLKQTGKFDSINLVSMPSWELFEEQEQSYKDAVLNPNVKNRVSIELGSTQGWKKYVGEGGLSIGINHFGKSAPAVDLLEDYRLTPEHIVDTISDYYSN